One Cuculus canorus isolate bCucCan1 chromosome 1, bCucCan1.pri, whole genome shotgun sequence DNA segment encodes these proteins:
- the RIOX2 gene encoding ribosomal oxygenase 2 isoform X1: MDTRMRNMPKKGGKHAEMGKEIQTQCKRAKVEAESSASIMSFESPDSLFGSLISPIKQEVFFREYWEQKPLLVQRNDPTLAAYYQSLFQLSDLKELCSQGLYYGRDINICRCVNGRKKVLNKEGKANYMQLKKDFDQKKATIQFHQPQRFKEELWAIQEKLECYFGSLVGSNVYITPQGSQGLPPHYDDVEVFILQLEGEKHWRLYKPTVHLAREYNVESKDIIGNPTHEFILKPGDLLYFPRGTIHQADTPLGIAYSTHVTISTYQNNSWGDFLLDAIPGLVFDTAKEDVALRRSIPRQLLMQVDIADSTKKMSSLLRRLADRLENTSELRSSDMKKDFIMNRLPPCLGCDSDVLTPGGKLPKIDSKIRLQFRDHAVITVEPDQENSDEIRREMVYVYHSLRNRRETHMMGTEDDSTSEERTTQQTHGLRFPLSYLDALKQIWSSSTVYVKELNLTSDAEKVNLALSLWTECLIEVV, translated from the exons ATGGACACACGCATGAG GAACATGCCCAAGAAAGGAGGGAAGCATgctgaaatgggaaaagaaattcagacGCAGTGTAAACGGGCAAAGGTGGAAGCAGAGTCATCTGCATCCATCATGAGTTTTGAGAGCCCAGATAGTCTCTTTGGAAGCTTGATTTCTCCCATCAAACAAGAGGTGTTTTTCAGGGAATATTGGGAACAAAAGCCACTGCTTGTTCAGAGAAATGATCCCACGCTGGCTGCTTACTACCAGTCCCTGTTCCAGTTATCAGATTTGAAGGAGCTGTGCAGCCAGGGTCTATACTATGGGCGAGacataaatatttgcagatgCGTGAATGGtagaaagaaagttttaaataaagaaggCAAAGCAAACTACATGCAGCTGAAGAAGGACTTTGATCAGAAAAAGGCAACAATACAGTTTCATCAGCCTCAGAGATTCAAG gaggAGCTGTGGGCGATTCAGGAGAAGCTGGAGTGCTATTTCGGGTCTCTGGTTGGGTCGAATGTTTACATTACTCCCCAGGGCTCGCAGGGCCTTCCCCCTCACTACGACGATGTTGAG GTGTTTATCCTTCAGCTGGAAGGTGAGAAACATTGGCGACTTTATAAACCAACAGTGCATTTAGCTCGGGAATATAATGTTGAATCAAAAGATATAATTGGGAATCCCACACATGAATTCATATTAAAG CCAGGTGACTTACTGTACTTCCCAAGAGGAACTATTCACCAAGCTGACACTCCTCTTGGGATTGCCTACTCAACACACGTGACCATCAGTACATACCAAAACAA CTCCTGGGGAGATTTCTTACTGGATGCAATTCCTGGCCTTGTGTTTGATACCGCAAAAGAAGATGTGGCATTGCGGAGAAGCATACCAAGGCAACTGCTTATG CAGGTGGATATAGCTgactcaacaaaaaaaatgagtagCCTCTTGAGAAGGCTTGCAGACCGCCTGGAAAACACCTCAGAACTGAGATCATCTGACATGAAGAAGGATTTCATTATGAACCGGTTGCCGCCTTGCTTGGGATGTGACTCTGATGTTTTGACTCCAG gtGGGAAATTGCCAAAAATAGATAGCAAGATCAGGCTGCAGTTTAGAGATCATGCTGTCATTACAGTGGAACCAGATCAAGAGAATTCT GATGAAATTCGCAGAGAAATGGTTTATGTGTATCATTCTTTGAGGAACAGGAGGGAAACGCACATGATGGGGACTGAAGATGATAGTACTAGTGAGGAACGCACAACACAG CAGACTCATGGATTGCGGTTTCCTTTGTCGTACCTGGATGCACTGAAGCAGATTTGGAGTAGCAGCACTGTTTATGTTAAAGAGCTTAATCTTACTTCGGATGCAGAGAAAGTGAACCTTGCCTTATCACTATGGACTGAATGTCTAATTGAAGTTGTTTGA
- the RIOX2 gene encoding ribosomal oxygenase 2 isoform X2, producing the protein MDTRMRNMPKKGGKHAEMGKEIQTQCKRAKVEAESSASIMSFESPDSLFGSLISPIKQEVFFREYWEQKPLLVQRNDPTLAAYYQSLFQLSDLKELCSQGLYYGRDINICRCVNGRKKVLNKEGKANYMQLKKDFDQKKATIQFHQPQRFKEELWAIQEKLECYFGSLVGSNVYITPQGSQGLPPHYDDVEVFILQLEGEKHWRLYKPTVHLAREYNVESKDIIGNPTHEFILKPGDLLYFPRGTIHQADTPLGIAYSTHVTISTYQNNSWGDFLLDAIPGLVFDTAKEDVALRRSIPRQLLMQVDIADSTKKMSSLLRRLADRLENTSELRSSDMKKDFIMNRLPPCLGCDSDVLTPGGKLPKIDSKIRLQFRDHAVITVEPDQENSDEIRREMVYVYHSLRNRRETHMMGTEDDSTSEERTTQTHGLRFPLSYLDALKQIWSSSTVYVKELNLTSDAEKVNLALSLWTECLIEVV; encoded by the exons ATGGACACACGCATGAG GAACATGCCCAAGAAAGGAGGGAAGCATgctgaaatgggaaaagaaattcagacGCAGTGTAAACGGGCAAAGGTGGAAGCAGAGTCATCTGCATCCATCATGAGTTTTGAGAGCCCAGATAGTCTCTTTGGAAGCTTGATTTCTCCCATCAAACAAGAGGTGTTTTTCAGGGAATATTGGGAACAAAAGCCACTGCTTGTTCAGAGAAATGATCCCACGCTGGCTGCTTACTACCAGTCCCTGTTCCAGTTATCAGATTTGAAGGAGCTGTGCAGCCAGGGTCTATACTATGGGCGAGacataaatatttgcagatgCGTGAATGGtagaaagaaagttttaaataaagaaggCAAAGCAAACTACATGCAGCTGAAGAAGGACTTTGATCAGAAAAAGGCAACAATACAGTTTCATCAGCCTCAGAGATTCAAG gaggAGCTGTGGGCGATTCAGGAGAAGCTGGAGTGCTATTTCGGGTCTCTGGTTGGGTCGAATGTTTACATTACTCCCCAGGGCTCGCAGGGCCTTCCCCCTCACTACGACGATGTTGAG GTGTTTATCCTTCAGCTGGAAGGTGAGAAACATTGGCGACTTTATAAACCAACAGTGCATTTAGCTCGGGAATATAATGTTGAATCAAAAGATATAATTGGGAATCCCACACATGAATTCATATTAAAG CCAGGTGACTTACTGTACTTCCCAAGAGGAACTATTCACCAAGCTGACACTCCTCTTGGGATTGCCTACTCAACACACGTGACCATCAGTACATACCAAAACAA CTCCTGGGGAGATTTCTTACTGGATGCAATTCCTGGCCTTGTGTTTGATACCGCAAAAGAAGATGTGGCATTGCGGAGAAGCATACCAAGGCAACTGCTTATG CAGGTGGATATAGCTgactcaacaaaaaaaatgagtagCCTCTTGAGAAGGCTTGCAGACCGCCTGGAAAACACCTCAGAACTGAGATCATCTGACATGAAGAAGGATTTCATTATGAACCGGTTGCCGCCTTGCTTGGGATGTGACTCTGATGTTTTGACTCCAG gtGGGAAATTGCCAAAAATAGATAGCAAGATCAGGCTGCAGTTTAGAGATCATGCTGTCATTACAGTGGAACCAGATCAAGAGAATTCT GATGAAATTCGCAGAGAAATGGTTTATGTGTATCATTCTTTGAGGAACAGGAGGGAAACGCACATGATGGGGACTGAAGATGATAGTACTAGTGAGGAACGCACAACACAG ACTCATGGATTGCGGTTTCCTTTGTCGTACCTGGATGCACTGAAGCAGATTTGGAGTAGCAGCACTGTTTATGTTAAAGAGCTTAATCTTACTTCGGATGCAGAGAAAGTGAACCTTGCCTTATCACTATGGACTGAATGTCTAATTGAAGTTGTTTGA
- the RIOX2 gene encoding ribosomal oxygenase 2 isoform X3, giving the protein MPKKGGKHAEMGKEIQTQCKRAKVEAESSASIMSFESPDSLFGSLISPIKQEVFFREYWEQKPLLVQRNDPTLAAYYQSLFQLSDLKELCSQGLYYGRDINICRCVNGRKKVLNKEGKANYMQLKKDFDQKKATIQFHQPQRFKEELWAIQEKLECYFGSLVGSNVYITPQGSQGLPPHYDDVEVFILQLEGEKHWRLYKPTVHLAREYNVESKDIIGNPTHEFILKPGDLLYFPRGTIHQADTPLGIAYSTHVTISTYQNNSWGDFLLDAIPGLVFDTAKEDVALRRSIPRQLLMQVDIADSTKKMSSLLRRLADRLENTSELRSSDMKKDFIMNRLPPCLGCDSDVLTPGGKLPKIDSKIRLQFRDHAVITVEPDQENSDEIRREMVYVYHSLRNRRETHMMGTEDDSTSEERTTQQTHGLRFPLSYLDALKQIWSSSTVYVKELNLTSDAEKVNLALSLWTECLIEVV; this is encoded by the exons ATGCCCAAGAAAGGAGGGAAGCATgctgaaatgggaaaagaaattcagacGCAGTGTAAACGGGCAAAGGTGGAAGCAGAGTCATCTGCATCCATCATGAGTTTTGAGAGCCCAGATAGTCTCTTTGGAAGCTTGATTTCTCCCATCAAACAAGAGGTGTTTTTCAGGGAATATTGGGAACAAAAGCCACTGCTTGTTCAGAGAAATGATCCCACGCTGGCTGCTTACTACCAGTCCCTGTTCCAGTTATCAGATTTGAAGGAGCTGTGCAGCCAGGGTCTATACTATGGGCGAGacataaatatttgcagatgCGTGAATGGtagaaagaaagttttaaataaagaaggCAAAGCAAACTACATGCAGCTGAAGAAGGACTTTGATCAGAAAAAGGCAACAATACAGTTTCATCAGCCTCAGAGATTCAAG gaggAGCTGTGGGCGATTCAGGAGAAGCTGGAGTGCTATTTCGGGTCTCTGGTTGGGTCGAATGTTTACATTACTCCCCAGGGCTCGCAGGGCCTTCCCCCTCACTACGACGATGTTGAG GTGTTTATCCTTCAGCTGGAAGGTGAGAAACATTGGCGACTTTATAAACCAACAGTGCATTTAGCTCGGGAATATAATGTTGAATCAAAAGATATAATTGGGAATCCCACACATGAATTCATATTAAAG CCAGGTGACTTACTGTACTTCCCAAGAGGAACTATTCACCAAGCTGACACTCCTCTTGGGATTGCCTACTCAACACACGTGACCATCAGTACATACCAAAACAA CTCCTGGGGAGATTTCTTACTGGATGCAATTCCTGGCCTTGTGTTTGATACCGCAAAAGAAGATGTGGCATTGCGGAGAAGCATACCAAGGCAACTGCTTATG CAGGTGGATATAGCTgactcaacaaaaaaaatgagtagCCTCTTGAGAAGGCTTGCAGACCGCCTGGAAAACACCTCAGAACTGAGATCATCTGACATGAAGAAGGATTTCATTATGAACCGGTTGCCGCCTTGCTTGGGATGTGACTCTGATGTTTTGACTCCAG gtGGGAAATTGCCAAAAATAGATAGCAAGATCAGGCTGCAGTTTAGAGATCATGCTGTCATTACAGTGGAACCAGATCAAGAGAATTCT GATGAAATTCGCAGAGAAATGGTTTATGTGTATCATTCTTTGAGGAACAGGAGGGAAACGCACATGATGGGGACTGAAGATGATAGTACTAGTGAGGAACGCACAACACAG CAGACTCATGGATTGCGGTTTCCTTTGTCGTACCTGGATGCACTGAAGCAGATTTGGAGTAGCAGCACTGTTTATGTTAAAGAGCTTAATCTTACTTCGGATGCAGAGAAAGTGAACCTTGCCTTATCACTATGGACTGAATGTCTAATTGAAGTTGTTTGA